GTGGAAATGTCCAACCGTGTTGGAATGCCCCTGCGCGAAGGTCTGATTCTGCTGCGCAACGCATTGATCGGTTGCGACCTGAAAGGCGAGGTGCGTCTCGCAGCGGCAGGCAAGATCCATTCGGGCGCCGGCATGGCCATGAGTTTCGGCCTGGGCGCCGACTGGTGCAACGCCGCGCGTTCGTTCATGTTCGCGCTCGGGTGCGTGCAGTCCATGCGCTGCCACGACGACACTTGCCCCACGGGCATTACGACGCAGGATGCAACCCGGCAGCGCGGGCTGGTGGTGGAAGACAAGGCCGAGCGGGTTGCGCGTTTCCACCGCCACACCCTGCACGCCTTGCGCGAACTCGTGGTCTCGATGGGTCTCGACAATCCGTGGCAGATCGAACCGTGCAATATCTCGGAACGGCAGAACAGCGCGCGGTCGGACAGCATCGACCAGATCTACGGGTTCCTGGGGCGGGGACAGCTTCTGGCCGATCCCGCGAGCACCCAGTACGCACGCGATTGGCAGGTCGCGCGGGCCGACAGCTTCAAGCGAGCGCTCTGATCGCCCATCTGCAGTGCCAGATAGCGTCTTCCACGACAAAGTCGGCCACCGTTCGGCGCTGTTCGCGATCGCGATTTCCCTGCAGTCGGGCGTAGCGACGGCTCACGGTGCGACGGGCAGATGCGACATCACGAAATCGGCCCTTTGCGCCGGATCGGCCAGCGGCAGATCGATCGGGGAATAGCCATATTCGCGCCATGCCGCCGACACCGCGGCATCGCTGGCGACCGCGGCATCCCAATCCTGGATCCGCTCGGCATCGCGGCGATAGATCGCACTCCACGGAGGCGCCCGGAAGATCGGGCCTTCGTAGCGAAGTTCGCGGCAGGCCCGATCGATCGCAGCGGGCACGGGCAACCCTTCGAGATGCAGGAATCCCGCGATATCGGGGAAGCCGCGATCGAACAGGATCGGGCAGGACCCGGCTTCCGCCCTGCGATAGGCGGAAAGTTCGGCATCGAACATGGCATCGGCAAATCCGGCCGGATCGCCGGCGCGCAGCGCCATACCGCCATCCTTGCGCAGAATGGCCCGGGCCACCTCGGGCTCGGTCGCCAGACCCCGCCGCGCCAGCTCGTCGATCAAAGTCGACTTTCCGGTGCCGGGCCCGCCGGTCACGACCATGCGACGCAAGGCCGCCACCGGTCGGCCTTACTGGTTCATCGTCGCGAAGAAATCTTCGTTGGTCTTCGAATCCTTCATCTTGTCGAGAAGGAATTCCATCGCGTCGACCGTACCCATCTGCATGAGGATGCGGCGCAGGACCCACATCTTCGACATGATATCCTTCGACACCAGCAGCTCTTCCTTGCGCGTGCCGGACTTGCCGACGTCGAGCGCGGGGAAGATCCGCTTGTCCGCAACCTTGCGGTCGAGCACGATCTCGCTGTTGCCCGTGCCCTTGAACTCTTCGAAGATGACCTCGTCCATCCGGCTTCCGGTATCGATCAGCGCGGTGGCGATGATCGACAGCGAACCGCCCTCTTCGATATTGCGCGCCGCGCCGAAGAAACGCTTGGGCCGCTGCAAGGCGTTGGCGTCGACACCGCCGGTCAGGACTTTGCCGGAACTGGGCACCACGGTGTTGTAGGCGCGGCCGAGGCGGGTGATCGAATCGAGCAGGATCACGACGTCCTTCTTGTGCTCGACCAGCCGTTTCGCCTTCTCGATCACCATTTCCGCGACTTGCACGTGGCGCTGCGCCGGCTCGTCGAAAGTGGAGGAAATCACCTCACCGTTCACGCTGCGCTGCATGTCGGTCACCTCCTCCGGCCGTTCGTCGACCAGCAGGACCAGCAGGAACACTTCGGGATGGTTGTCGGTGATCGCCTTGGCGATGTTCTGCATCAGCACGGTCTTGCCGGTCCGCGGCGGTGCAACGATCAGCGCACGCTGGCCCTTGCCCTGGGGCGAAATGATGTCGATCACCCGCGCGCTCTTGTCCTTCACTGTCGGGTCGAGCGTGTCGAGGTTCAGCTTCTCGTCTGGATAGAGCGGTGTCAGATTGTCGAAATTGGTCCGGTGGCGGACCTGTTCGGGATCGTCGAAATTGACCTTGCTGAGGCTCGTCAGCGCGAAATAGCGTTCGCCATCCTTCGGCGCCCGGATCTCGCCTTCGACCGTGTCGCCGGTTCTCAGCCCCCATTTGCGGATCTGATTGGGCGAGACATAGATGTCGTCGGGTCCGGCGAGATAGTTCGCCTCTGGGCTGCGCAGGAAGCCGAAACCGTCCTGCAGCACCTCTATGGTGCCCACGCCCATGATCTTCTCGTCGTATTCCTCGTCTTCGGCCAGTTCGCGCAGGATGCAGAACATCAGGTCCTGCCGGCGCATGGTCGAAGCGCCTTCGACGCCCAGCTCTTCGGCCATCTCGACCAGGTCGGCCGGGGCTTTCTGTTTCAGTTCTCTCAGATGCATTGTTCGGTTTCCGTGGTGGAGATGGCCGGCAGGTCGGTTGAGTCCCGCGATCGAACGCGAGGACATGCTTGGGGAAAGCGGACCCGGCAACCGCGCGAGAGCGGCGCCTCAGCCGGAAAAGGAAGCTTCGGAATAATCCTGCGCCGCCGCGCCGTCAATTCGGATTACGCGCAGTCGGGCGCGAATGGCCCGCCGTTCAGAACGGGCGGACGACGACCAGCACGACGATCAGGGCAACCGCGATCCCCGGCACTTCATTAAGCAGGCGCAGCTTGCGGCCTTCGAGCGCACGCTCGCCCCGCCCCAGCTTGCGCGCATAACCCGCCATCCAGCCATGGTAGCCGGAAAGCGCGAGAACGAGCGCGAGCTTGGCATGGAACCACCCCTGGCTCCAGGCATCGACGCTGAAAGCCAGCAGCAGCCCCAGGAGCCACACGACGGCGATCGACGGTGCGAGGATGATCCGCAGCAGCCGCTGCTCGCGTTCGGCCCAGGCGGCATCCTCAGCCGATCCTGGAGCGCTTTCCTGGTGATAGACGAAGAAACGCGGCAGCATGAACAGGCCGGCCATCCAGAAGATCACGAAGATCAGATGGCCTGCCTTCAGCCAGGGATAGAGCGTGCCGAGAATCTCCTGCATGGGCGCGATGTACGATGCTGCGCGGCTTTCGTCACCCCCTCCAGCCGCGCACCGTACCGATCAGCGTTTCGACATGGGCGATCGGCGTATGCTGGCCGATACCGTGGCCGAGATTGAACACATGGGGGCGTTCGGCAAAAGCCGCGAGGATGGCAAGCGTGCGCTCCACCAGCCGGTCGCCACCCGCCAGCAGAAGCAGGGGATCGAGATTGCCCTGAACAGGCATATCCGCCGGCAGTTCGCGCGCGATCCAGGCCGGATCGACAGTCTCGTCGACACCGACCGCGGCGACCCCCGTTTCGCGTGCGTAAGCGGGCAGTTTTTCGCCCGCCCCCTTGGGGAAACCGATCACCGGCAGGCCGGGAAAGCGCTCCGCAATCGCGCCGGCGATCGCGGCGTTGGGGGCGATGACCCAGCGTTCGAACTCGTCGGGGGCAAGGCTGCCCGCCCAGCTGTCGAACAGTTGCACGGCTTCCGCCCCCGCCTCGATCTGTCCGGCAAGGTATTCGACCGTTACCGATGCAATGCGGTCGATCAGCATCTGAAAGGCCGGCGGATCGCGATAGGCCATCGCGCGCGCTTCGTGCTGGTCGCGGCTGCCCTCGCCGGCCACCATGTAGGTTGCCACGGTCCACGGGCTGCCGGCAAATCCGATCAGCGTCGTCGCGGCGTCCAGGCGGGCCCGGACGCGGCGGACGGTTTCGTAGATCGGGGCGAGCCGTTCGGGCACCGATTCCAGCTCGCCCAGCGCGACATCGACCAGCGGCGGCGAAAGCCGCGGCCCCTCGCCGGCCACGAACGACAAGTCCTGACCCATCGCATAGGGCACGATCAGGATGTCGGAAAACAGGATCGCACCGTCGAAACCGAAACGGTCGATCGGCTGCATCGTGATCTCGGCAGCGGCCTCGCTATCGTAAACAAGCTCGAGGAATCCGCCCTTTTCCGCCCGCAGCGCACGGTATTCGGGCAGATAGCGGCCCGCTTGCCGCATGAGCCACATCGGAACGCGATCGCCGGGCTTTGCGTGCAGGGTGTCGAGGAGAAGACCGGGCATTCAGGAAGGTCCAATCAAAATAATAAGATTCTTTAAGAAGGATTATGGAGTCTGTTGGTCCTGTGGATTTCGGGGACGGCGCCGCACTGCCCGATTTCTCCCGCCCTGAACAGACCTGCGGCGTTCGGGACTCGCCGGGATCGCGCGTCAATCGATCGTTTTCCCCGCTGTCCCCAGCCTGTCGACAAGCCTTCCGGCCTGTCCA
The sequence above is a segment of the Pelagerythrobacter marensis genome. Coding sequences within it:
- a CDS encoding AAA family ATPase; the encoded protein is MAALRRMVVTGGPGTGKSTLIDELARRGLATEPEVARAILRKDGGMALRAGDPAGFADAMFDAELSAYRRAEAGSCPILFDRGFPDIAGFLHLEGLPVPAAIDRACRELRYEGPIFRAPPWSAIYRRDAERIQDWDAAVASDAAVSAAWREYGYSPIDLPLADPAQRADFVMSHLPVAP
- the rho gene encoding transcription termination factor Rho; this translates as MHLRELKQKAPADLVEMAEELGVEGASTMRRQDLMFCILRELAEDEEYDEKIMGVGTIEVLQDGFGFLRSPEANYLAGPDDIYVSPNQIRKWGLRTGDTVEGEIRAPKDGERYFALTSLSKVNFDDPEQVRHRTNFDNLTPLYPDEKLNLDTLDPTVKDKSARVIDIISPQGKGQRALIVAPPRTGKTVLMQNIAKAITDNHPEVFLLVLLVDERPEEVTDMQRSVNGEVISSTFDEPAQRHVQVAEMVIEKAKRLVEHKKDVVILLDSITRLGRAYNTVVPSSGKVLTGGVDANALQRPKRFFGAARNIEEGGSLSIIATALIDTGSRMDEVIFEEFKGTGNSEIVLDRKVADKRIFPALDVGKSGTRKEELLVSKDIMSKMWVLRRILMQMGTVDAMEFLLDKMKDSKTNEDFFATMNQ
- a CDS encoding CopD family protein, with protein sequence MQEILGTLYPWLKAGHLIFVIFWMAGLFMLPRFFVYHQESAPGSAEDAAWAEREQRLLRIILAPSIAVVWLLGLLLAFSVDAWSQGWFHAKLALVLALSGYHGWMAGYARKLGRGERALEGRKLRLLNEVPGIAVALIVVLVVVRPF
- the hemE gene encoding uroporphyrinogen decarboxylase, producing the protein MPGLLLDTLHAKPGDRVPMWLMRQAGRYLPEYRALRAEKGGFLELVYDSEAAAEITMQPIDRFGFDGAILFSDILIVPYAMGQDLSFVAGEGPRLSPPLVDVALGELESVPERLAPIYETVRRVRARLDAATTLIGFAGSPWTVATYMVAGEGSRDQHEARAMAYRDPPAFQMLIDRIASVTVEYLAGQIEAGAEAVQLFDSWAGSLAPDEFERWVIAPNAAIAGAIAERFPGLPVIGFPKGAGEKLPAYARETGVAAVGVDETVDPAWIARELPADMPVQGNLDPLLLLAGGDRLVERTLAILAAFAERPHVFNLGHGIGQHTPIAHVETLIGTVRGWRG